Proteins found in one Candidatus Thermoplasmatota archaeon genomic segment:
- a CDS encoding 4Fe-4S binding protein yields MNQPKTVKILAFHADRCKGCLACEKACSQVHFKTNAGGDQSALRITKTDQGYQMHVCDQRGLCLDLCPVGALRRQKNGVVVLDPKICVGCQACVAFCPIGAMRKSKLRLEPFKCISCGSCVRACPEKALELVERNIAEIKQIVYHKQGV; encoded by the coding sequence ATGAATCAGCCAAAAACTGTAAAAATACTCGCCTTTCATGCAGATCGTTGTAAAGGTTGTTTAGCCTGTGAGAAAGCCTGCTCACAAGTGCATTTTAAAACTAATGCTGGTGGTGATCAGTCAGCACTTCGGATCACCAAAACAGATCAGGGATACCAGATGCATGTCTGTGATCAGCGGGGACTTTGTTTAGACCTTTGTCCGGTTGGTGCATTACGACGTCAGAAAAACGGCGTGGTTGTTCTTGATCCAAAGATTTGCGTGGGCTGTCAAGCTTGTGTTGCGTTCTGTCCAATTGGCGCGATGCGAAAATCAAAGCTACGGCTTGAGCCATTCAAATGCATTTCCTGTGGTTCTTGTGTTCGTGCATGCCCTGAGAAAGCATTGGAACTTGTCGAGCGAAATATCGCAGAAATAAAACAAATCGTTTATCATAAACAAGGAGTATAA
- a CDS encoding aldehyde ferredoxin oxidoreductase C-terminal domain-containing protein: MVEGQIPIAEYSTGNTKHTWDAKKLRAAHQKLAEYTYKKGDVYRGYANRTLYVNLSTKKISEKPVTDEMKKLFTGGRGFGLKLLWEGIKPTTRWNSEENELLITTGPLCGTTQYAGSGKSLCLSVSPSTNIICDCNVGGFVGPYLKFAGFDALEIQGKASEDVIIFIDGEHGKISIETAPHEETNTHLLAEQLTTMYASEDTDQARQKVAVVSTGAAAEHSYWGCLNFSFYDIRRKTPRIKQAGRGGLGTVFRDKKLKAIVVKIDHLTGLSNHPADPDKLAEIGIKLHKEIRDLDRYQCNMRAVGTGHLVEIMDQYDLLPCENYRFGSFPKASKIYSPKFYELFTKIIPDGCWHGCTLACAKTVDGYTVMTGPYKGQKVTVDGPEYETIAACSNMSIWDPLWILEFNFYCDTYGIDTISTGTAIAFYMEMYEYGILNKERCNGLELCFGNADATLEFIHRIAQGDQAEFIRIASQGIRRVKDWILKNGWGDKKLVEDCGMESKGLEFSEYVTKESLAMQGGYGLTLKGPQHDEAWLIFMDMVNNAIPTFEDKAEALHYFPMWRTWFGLNGLCKLPWNDIEPANNAQTEEPAKVPEHVQNYVEYQNAVTGWKVTKEDLILQSERCYNFQRALNVWMGRGRRKDDWIPYRAMGPVTEMEYLSRRDRYDKQLVEKVGFTAQQVEQMSIQERIHQLYQYRQNQYQKLADAVYYRRGWTQNGVPTPQKMRQLGFTDKKLLQMLEEKIAEDEQAGLNTWGGIYGIGEKPPAQERQYWKFWK, from the coding sequence ATGGTTGAAGGCCAAATACCAATAGCTGAATATTCAACAGGAAACACAAAACATACCTGGGATGCGAAAAAACTCAGAGCAGCACATCAAAAACTCGCTGAATATACCTATAAAAAAGGAGACGTATATCGTGGTTACGCAAACCGCACCCTCTATGTCAACCTTAGTACGAAAAAAATCAGTGAGAAACCAGTCACTGATGAAATGAAAAAGCTGTTCACTGGTGGTCGGGGTTTCGGATTAAAACTTCTCTGGGAAGGTATAAAACCTACAACTCGGTGGAACAGTGAGGAAAATGAGCTGCTCATTACAACAGGTCCACTCTGTGGAACAACCCAGTATGCTGGTTCCGGGAAATCATTGTGTCTCTCAGTATCTCCATCAACTAATATTATCTGTGACTGTAATGTTGGTGGTTTTGTCGGACCTTATCTCAAATTCGCTGGTTTTGATGCTCTTGAAATCCAAGGCAAAGCATCAGAAGACGTAATTATCTTCATTGATGGTGAACATGGAAAGATCAGTATTGAAACAGCACCACACGAAGAAACCAACACGCATCTTCTCGCTGAACAACTTACTACGATGTATGCTTCTGAAGATACAGATCAAGCTCGGCAAAAGGTGGCTGTTGTTTCAACCGGTGCTGCAGCCGAACATAGCTACTGGGGTTGTCTAAATTTCTCTTTTTATGATATTCGTAGAAAAACACCACGTATTAAACAAGCAGGACGTGGTGGTCTTGGTACCGTATTCCGTGATAAAAAACTAAAAGCAATTGTCGTTAAAATTGATCATCTTACCGGTTTATCAAATCATCCTGCAGATCCCGACAAACTTGCAGAAATCGGAATAAAACTACATAAAGAAATACGAGACCTTGACCGCTACCAATGTAACATGCGCGCAGTCGGTACTGGACATTTAGTTGAAATTATGGATCAATATGATTTATTACCCTGCGAAAACTACCGATTTGGATCATTTCCCAAAGCAAGTAAGATTTATTCACCGAAATTCTATGAACTTTTTACCAAAATCATTCCTGATGGCTGCTGGCATGGGTGTACCCTTGCTTGTGCAAAAACCGTTGACGGATACACGGTTATGACTGGACCGTACAAAGGACAAAAAGTAACAGTGGATGGTCCTGAATACGAAACTATTGCTGCTTGTTCTAATATGAGTATCTGGGACCCACTCTGGATTTTAGAGTTTAATTTCTATTGCGATACCTACGGTATTGACACAATTTCGACAGGAACCGCAATCGCATTTTACATGGAGATGTACGAATACGGTATTCTGAACAAAGAACGATGCAACGGTCTTGAACTCTGTTTTGGAAATGCAGATGCGACTTTAGAGTTTATTCATCGGATCGCGCAGGGAGATCAAGCTGAATTTATCCGAATTGCTTCGCAGGGTATCAGACGGGTGAAGGATTGGATTCTCAAAAACGGTTGGGGTGACAAAAAACTTGTAGAAGATTGTGGGATGGAAAGTAAAGGACTTGAATTCTCAGAATACGTTACGAAGGAATCCCTTGCTATGCAAGGAGGCTATGGATTAACCTTGAAGGGACCACAGCATGATGAAGCATGGTTAATTTTTATGGATATGGTCAACAATGCTATACCTACCTTTGAGGATAAAGCAGAGGCGTTGCATTATTTTCCCATGTGGCGAACGTGGTTTGGTTTAAACGGTCTCTGTAAGCTTCCTTGGAATGATATAGAACCTGCGAACAATGCTCAAACTGAAGAACCTGCAAAAGTACCAGAACATGTTCAAAACTATGTGGAGTATCAAAATGCAGTTACCGGCTGGAAGGTAACAAAAGAAGATCTCATTCTTCAAAGTGAACGATGCTATAACTTTCAACGAGCGTTGAATGTCTGGATGGGTCGAGGGCGACGTAAAGATGATTGGATACCCTATCGAGCGATGGGACCAGTTACCGAGATGGAGTATTTGTCCCGGAGAGATCGTTATGACAAACAACTTGTAGAAAAAGTTGGTTTTACAGCACAACAAGTCGAACAGATGTCAATCCAGGAACGGATTCATCAATTATACCAATATCGCCAGAATCAGTATCAGAAACTTGCAGATGCTGTATATTATCGCCGCGGATGGACACAGAACGGCGTGCCAACACCACAAAAGATGCGGCAACTTGGTTTCACTGATAAAAAACTGCTACAGATGCTTGAAGAAAAAATAGCAGAAGACGAACAAGCAGGTTTAAACACATGGGGCGGCATCTATGGAATAGGTGAAAAACCACCAGCTCAAGAGAGACAATATTGGAAATTCTGGAAATAA